The genomic interval TCCGCATCCGGAGACGGTCTTCCATCGCGATGCGATGCGGCGGCCCGAAACCGGGAGCGGGGACGATTTTCACCCGGATCGCGGCCCGGCTTTCCTGGATGATCTGGGCCTCGCGGATCGGCAGCCCGTAGAAGACGGGGTTCAGCCAGAAGACGCGTCTCCCGTCGGCGGCGACGAGGAGATCGTTCGAACGGCCCTCGATCGCCGAGAAGACCGGCAGTGCCCGCCCGCATCCGCACGCCGCCCCCCCGCCGGCGACGCGTCCGCGGTCGCCCACGGCGTACCGCACGAGAGGCATGTCGCGGTTGAGAAGTCCCGTGCAGACGAGCCGTCCCGTCTCTCCCGGGTCGGCGGGCCGGTCCTCGTCGTCGCTCCACGTTTCGACCCACCCGACTTCCGGCCACTCGTGGAGGGAGCCCGCCTCGCACTCGCTGCCCGCCGCGGCGATCTCCGCCATGCCGTACGTCTCCCGCACGGCCGGGCAGAGCCCTTCCGCGATCGCCTCCCTCTGCCAGGGAAGGAGGGGCTCGGCGTTCGTGACGACCACGCGCAGGCTTTCCGGCCGCGGGAGGCGCCGCCGCGCCGCTTCCCGCGCGAGGAACGCGAGCGACGAGGGATACCCGATGAGGTGCGTGGGGGCGCGGCGCCGAAGCGCTTCGATGAAGGAGGGCACCGCCTCGGGCGAGAGGTGATTCGCGGAGAGATACAGCTGCCGCATCGGGCGGTTCGAGACCCAGAACGGGGGGCGGCGCGCGTCCGGCCTCACGACCGGCTGCCCGCCGAGGATCGCCCAGCTCTCTCTCCGGTCGACCCCGTTCCACCGCCGGATGCGCGCCTCGTAGATCGCGAACCAGGCCCGAACGGTCTCTCGCGACCACCACACGTCGAGCGGGAGCCCGGTCGTTCCGCTCGTCCGCTCGCGGTACATCCGGCGGGGATCCACGTCGTCGGCGAGGAACTCGCGCGGGGAGCCGCGGAGTCGATCCTTCGTCAGGAGCGGCCAGTTCTCGAGACGATCCCAGGAGCTCGAGTCTCCGCGCCGCCGCCGCTCTTCCCAGTGCGCCCGGTAGAACGGAACTCTCGTCGCCGCGCGGTGCAGCAGACGCGCGAGCCGCTCCTCCCGATGAAGCCTCCAGGCGGCCGCGGGCCACGCGTCGCGCTCGAGCGCCTGCCCGACGAGCGCATCCGTCTCCGGACCATAGCGCCACGACCGCAGCGACAGCCCGCGGATCGACGAAACCACGTCGCGCGCCGGCGCGGGAAGACGGTGGTAGGCCGAGAGCATGCTCACGCCGGCGCTCCCGGCGTCGCGCCGGCGCCCGAGGCGATCTCGCCGAGCAGCGTCCGCCAGGCGTCGAGCACGCGGGGGAAGTCGCACTGTTCCGCCTTCGCCCGCCCGCCCCGTGAAATCCGCGCGGAGAGGCGCGCGTCGTCGACCGCGCGGACGACCGCCGCCGCCAGGGCACGCGGATCCCCCCGGGGAACCACGAGCGCGTTGTCGCCGTTGGCGGCGAGGTCGGGAATTCCGCCGGCGTCGGTCGTCACGACGCAGAGGCCGCAGGCCATCGCCTCGAGTACCGAAACGGGCGTGTTGTCGACGTCGGTCGTGTTGAGGAAGATCTCTCCCCCCGCGAGCACCCCGGGCACGTCCTTCTTGGGAACGGCTCCGAGGATCGTCACGCGGTCCGCGACGCCCGCCGCGGCCGCGGCCGCGCGCGTCTGCGCCAGCGAGCCGTCCCCCTTGTCGGGGCCGATCATCGTGAGCGTCGCATCGGGGTGCTTCGAAAGGACCTCGGCGAGCACGGCCGGCGCGAGCTCGGGCCGGTAGATCCGGTGGAAAGCCCGCAGCCACACGATCCGCGGGCGCGGGCCGGCGCGGAGCCGAAAGGGGTAGCGCGAAATCGCGAGGGGGTTCGGGATGACGCGGACGTCGGGGCGGAAGGGGGCCAGGGCGCGCGCGAGGTACGGCGAAGGGCTGGTGACGGCGTCGGCGCCGCGAAGGAGCCGCCGCACTCGCCGCGGCCACCGGTTCGCGAACTCGGGAAGATTTCCGCCGTGGAGCGTGAGCGCGTGCGGCTTTCCGATCGACCGGAGCAGAGCGGCGACCGACTCCGCCCACACGAACGAAGGACCGCTGTACACGTCCACCTGGGCGGCCGCGTACTCCGACCGCCTCGCCCACACCGTCGCGAGCATGTCCGCGAGGCGAAGCACGCGCCCGGCGCGGGATGAGCTCGTCACGACGCTCCACCCCGCGGAGGCGAGGCCCTCCGCGAGATCCTCGCAGACGAAGCGAATCGACGTCGAACCGGAAAGGAAGTTGCCGACCATGAGGAGCGCCGGAGGCGCTTCGCCGACGGCGGCCGCCGACGGCCTCATGGCGCGGCTCCAGCCGGAAGGGCCCGTCCGGCCGGGACCCGGCGCCCGGCCTCCGCGGGGGCCGCGCGCGGGAAATAGTCGACGAACGCCGTCGCCGCGCCCGCGAGGAGCCACAACCCCTTCCCCGCGAACTCGGTCGAGAAGAACGCCGCGAACAGGACCGCCGACGTCAGCAGAGCGAGCTTGCGCGACGGGGAGCGGCGGATCGCGGAGACGGCGAAAGACCCGACGTACCCGAAAAGGAGCCCGAACCCGAGGATTCCGTTCTCGGCGAGGGTCTTCGCCCACGCCGCGTGAGCCTCCTTGGCGGCTCCGTACGCATAATCGGTCATTCCCTTCCGGATCCCGAGTTTCGCCCAGCTCGGCGCGAATCCCCCCGTACCGACGCCGAGAGGATGGTCGAGGAACATGTACCAGGCGCCCAGCACGAGATCGGAACGGCCGCTCGTGCGCTCGCGAAGCCCCTCCTGCGTGTCGAGCGCCTTGTCGAGGCGGCGCCTCGAGTACTCGTCGAGTCCCGCGAAACGGGCGGTCAGGAACGACGCGAGGAGGATGCCCGCGGCGACGGCCGCGAAACGCGGCAGCACTCCCCGCATCACGAAGAGGAGGTACGCCATGCCGAGGAGGCCGAGCGCGATTCCGCCGCGGCTTCCGGTGAGGAACACCCAGACCATGTCGATCGTCGCGAGGAGCCCGAGGACGAGCTGCGTGCGCGGGCGCCGGGCCGCGGAGAGACCGGCCGCGATCGCGAAGATCCCCGTCAGCGGACAGAAGACCCAGACGTTCGGATTGACGGAGGGGAACCGGTCGCGCTGCAGGAGGAACACGAGACCCGCCGCCGCGGAATTCGCCCCCGCCGTCAGAGCGAGGCCGAGCCACGCGCCGCGGCGGCGGCCCGCGCGGAGCGCGTAGACCAGGAGCCCGAAGGCGGTCGCGGCCGAAAGCGTCGTCTCCATCCCCTCGCTCCGCAGGGGGCTGATGACGATGCCGAGCGCGAGCACGAGGACGAAGAGCGCCAGGAGCCGCGAGTGGACGTCGCGAAGGCGGAGGAGCCGCGGGAGGTGAATGAGGATCACGAGGAGGAGCCAGTAGTTGAACGTGTTCCACCGATAGAGACCGCTTCCGGGAAGGATCGACCGGGAGAATCCGTCGACCGCGCAGAGAATGCCGATTCCCATGAGGCCCAGCGCGGGCCGGGCGAGGCCGCCGATCGCGGCAACGAACCCGATCAGGGTCACCGCGGCGAGGGCCCGATCGAACCCGAGGACGAGCCCCGCCGCCCACAGGAGCAGAGTGCCCGCCAGGAGCACCCGCATCCAGAGAGCGGCCCGCGCGTCCTCGGTCGCCGCTCGCCGGGACGCGCCCGGACCGGCCGAAACCGCCCGCTCAGCCAATCTGGAACCCCAGCCGCCGCGCCACCGGGACGATTCCCGCCTCCTTCAGCGCGACTTTCCAGAGCGGCGCCGAGTAGATCCCGACGCGCTCGATTTCGAATCGTTCCTCTCCGAGATGTCGCGACACCGTCGCCAGCGCCGCCTCGTAACCCGCTTCGGCCACGAGGGCGAGGGTCGTGCGGTCGTACTCCCCGCCCGGGTAGGCGAAATACCTCACCGGACGGCCGGCGAGGCGTTCGAGCTCGGACCGGCTCGCCGTGATCTCCCGCCGCTGGGCCGGAAGGCCGACCTCGGGGAGCCAGGGGTGCGTCTGGGTGTGCGATCCGATTTCGAAGAGCGAGCCGGCCGCCGCGCCGCGCACCATCTCGGGAGTCATCCCGCGATACTCGGCGAGCGTGCGTTCCGGAAGGGGATGCCGTTCGAGCAGCGCCTGCGAAAACCCCCCCGCATCGCCGCTCGTGCGCGCGAGCGCGCCGAGGCGGCGCCGGGCCCGCCGCTTCTCGTCGAGCGTTCCGAGCGGGAGCGTCTCCCCTTGGGCCTCGATCGAGGCGTGCACCCCTTCGAAGCAGAGCGCATCGAGCGCCGGGAACCAGAGGAGGATCCGGCGCAGAACGTGCGCGGTCGAGACGAAGAACGTCGCCGGGATCCCTTCCGCCCGGAGGTACGGCTCCGCGTTCTCGAACGTGCGCGCGAGCCCGTCGTCGAAGGTGAGCGCCGCGATCCTTCCCCGGCGGCGCGCGGCGAGATATTCGGGAAGCGGGACGATCCGGCGGCGGCGAGCGATCCAGGCGAGGTGACGCTCGAAGACGGAGACCGGAAGCGCCTGCGCCGCGCACGAGCGCTCCGCCGGGGCGTCGTCTCCGACGATGCCGTGGTACAGGAAGATCACGGCGCCGCTCCGCCGAGGAGCTCGTCGTACGCGGCGCTGAGGCCGGCGACGAAGCGCCCGACGCTGAAGCGCTCGAGGACGCGGCGGCGGGCCGCTTCGCCGGCGCCGCGGCGCCGATCCCCGTCGCGGATCAGCGCGCGGGCATCGCTCTCCCATCGAACGAAGTCGCCCCGTTCCGCCAGGAGCGCTCCGTCCGCGCCGAGCAGCTCCTCGAGGAAAGGCGTCCTCCAGGCGACGACCGGTACTCCCGCCGCGGCCGCCTCCATGACGGCGTTGGGCAGACCCTCGTCGGCGGAGGGAAAGCAGAAGAGATCGAGCGCGCCCAGCGTCTCCCGAACGTCCGGCTCCGCGCCGGTGAACGTCGTCCGGTCCGCCATCCCGCGCCGGCGCGCGCACTCCTCGAGCGCGCCGCGTTCGGCGCCGTCGCCGACGATGATCACATGGACGTCCTCGCCGCGTCCGGCGAGCCGCGCGCCGAGATCGATCATCTGATCGAAACGCTTCCCGGGATCGAGCCTCCCCACCGAGCCGATCCAGAACCGCTCTCCCGGAATTCGCCACCGCTGCTCCCACCGCGCGCGGGCGGGGGATCGATCGACGACGCGATCCTCCACCGCGTTCGGCAGCGTGAAGATCTTCTTCCGGCGTCCGCCCCGGCTCGCGGCGAGCCGCTCGCCGGCCGCCCGCGAGTTGACCAGGATGCCGTCGACGAGGCGTTCCGTCAGCACGGCCTCGGCCCGCTGCCGCCGGTACGCGTCGAAGCTCCCGCGCAGCGACCCGAGGCTCGCGCGCGCTCCGAGCAGCTTCCCCGCGGCGCCGGCATACGGACTGGCGAAGAGATGCCATCCGTGGACGAGCTCGGGCCGGTGCGGGCGGAGCGCGGCGACGACCGACCAGAGGCGTCCCAGCCGGTTGAAACGGCGCGGGACGCGCAGGAGCGGCACCC from Thermoanaerobaculia bacterium carries:
- a CDS encoding glycosyltransferase, which encodes MSRPPRTIAIIAGQLVLGGAERQLYLWLSHLDRDRFRPVVVTLHPGYDDYWERSIEELGVPLLRVPRRFNRLGRLWSVVAALRPHRPELVHGWHLFASPYAGAAGKLLGARASLGSLRGSFDAYRRQRAEAVLTERLVDGILVNSRAAGERLAASRGGRRKKIFTLPNAVEDRVVDRSPARARWEQRWRIPGERFWIGSVGRLDPGKRFDQMIDLGARLAGRGEDVHVIIVGDGAERGALEECARRRGMADRTTFTGAEPDVRETLGALDLFCFPSADEGLPNAVMEAAAAGVPVVAWRTPFLEELLGADGALLAERGDFVRWESDARALIRDGDRRRGAGEAARRRVLERFSVGRFVAGLSAAYDELLGGAAP
- a CDS encoding glycosyltransferase family 4 protein; this translates as MRPSAAAVGEAPPALLMVGNFLSGSTSIRFVCEDLAEGLASAGWSVVTSSSRAGRVLRLADMLATVWARRSEYAAAQVDVYSGPSFVWAESVAALLRSIGKPHALTLHGGNLPEFANRWPRRVRRLLRGADAVTSPSPYLARALAPFRPDVRVIPNPLAISRYPFRLRAGPRPRIVWLRAFHRIYRPELAPAVLAEVLSKHPDATLTMIGPDKGDGSLAQTRAAAAAAGVADRVTILGAVPKKDVPGVLAGGEIFLNTTDVDNTPVSVLEAMACGLCVVTTDAGGIPDLAANGDNALVVPRGDPRALAAAVVRAVDDARLSARISRGGRAKAEQCDFPRVLDAWRTLLGEIASGAGATPGAPA
- a CDS encoding O-antigen ligase family protein, producing the protein MAERAVSAGPGASRRAATEDARAALWMRVLLAGTLLLWAAGLVLGFDRALAAVTLIGFVAAIGGLARPALGLMGIGILCAVDGFSRSILPGSGLYRWNTFNYWLLLVILIHLPRLLRLRDVHSRLLALFVLVLALGIVISPLRSEGMETTLSAATAFGLLVYALRAGRRRGAWLGLALTAGANSAAAGLVFLLQRDRFPSVNPNVWVFCPLTGIFAIAAGLSAARRPRTQLVLGLLATIDMVWVFLTGSRGGIALGLLGMAYLLFVMRGVLPRFAAVAAGILLASFLTARFAGLDEYSRRRLDKALDTQEGLRERTSGRSDLVLGAWYMFLDHPLGVGTGGFAPSWAKLGIRKGMTDYAYGAAKEAHAAWAKTLAENGILGFGLLFGYVGSFAVSAIRRSPSRKLALLTSAVLFAAFFSTEFAGKGLWLLAGAATAFVDYFPRAAPAEAGRRVPAGRALPAGAAP
- a CDS encoding polysaccharide deacetylase family protein encodes the protein MIFLYHGIVGDDAPAERSCAAQALPVSVFERHLAWIARRRRIVPLPEYLAARRRGRIAALTFDDGLARTFENAEPYLRAEGIPATFFVSTAHVLRRILLWFPALDALCFEGVHASIEAQGETLPLGTLDEKRRARRRLGALARTSGDAGGFSQALLERHPLPERTLAEYRGMTPEMVRGAAAGSLFEIGSHTQTHPWLPEVGLPAQRREITASRSELERLAGRPVRYFAYPGGEYDRTTLALVAEAGYEAALATVSRHLGEERFEIERVGIYSAPLWKVALKEAGIVPVARRLGFQIG